The sequence ctttttttgccattttttttatccaaatgAGCCTCCTTTTGCCTAAtaccttttgtttccaaaaaataGATTCCCCTTTCttctacattttgcctttttgttccacatttttttcatttaagctaccttttgccattacataccacctgttttctCTTTGTTAACACCATTAACCCTCTAGAGTAAGTAATGAAATCTAATGATCTTTGTTTTCCTAAAGTTTAGAGAAAAAGATTCACATTCCAGGAGGGAAACCTAGAAAAGGTTAGATTAGTTTAGTCTTCACTCCGTGCATCATGAACAGCTCAGGGCTTCAGGCTGCCCAGGCACATGTACTTCAGATGCAGGTACTCATTGATGCCGTACTTGGAGCCCTCGCTGCCTAGCCCCGACTGTTTGACGCCCCCAAACGGAGCCTCTGGTGTGGACAGCAGACCCTCGTTCACTCCCACCATCCCCACGTCCAGAGCCTCAGACACACGCCAGATCTGAGCCACGTCCTGGGAGTAGAAGTAACCTGAGGAGGAGAGACATGGGATATGGATTActatccttcaaaataaaacatcgtAATTTTGGGTTTCCACGTAAAGAAGAAACGAGTGTACGCTGACTCACCTGCTAGTCCCACGTTAGCAACGTTAGCTATGGCCagagcttcttcttctgtgtcaAACCTGGAGGTCAGAGACATGCTGTGATTGGTTCATCAGTGTGCTGAGGTAAAGGCACTGACGGATCACTTGACCTAATAaccagggttcccacacttttttcacaatgatttttcaaaacttttcctgaacttttgcacaatattttaccaaatttccgaGACTTGGTTCTGAACTGCCAGAGGTCTGACAGTGTGCCATGGTtagtagcaaaaatgtggcacaggGAAATCAAGTTGTGTCAAGGGTTGAAcaacttcataattttaaaggtcAACTTTAGGTGCATACTAGTGTTGCAccgccatcttgggcaaaagtcaggtactgcaACTAGTCGACATCACGTGGACAGAGTCGCGAGTCAACACTGAAGTCAactagtctgttcaacccctagtTGTGTCCATCACTTATCTATCATTTAGCATCGTATAATGGCACAAGTGCCTTTGACAcccattttgcaatattttttaaaaaacaatgcaccagctattgaatgtaacattaaacaactaagtgctaccatgtttaattataagataAGATTACAATATTAATGAAAGCTACAAGCCCTTGCAACAATACGCATGTTGGTAAGGGGCGCATgctgaggtgtgttgcatgtcgggtCGTGGCAGAAATTTTATAGTGTTGAAACGTAGCTGAACATTTTCAATGATTGTATCACAAACTCTCCtacaatgttctgtgcaaatataatgtctatgatttcctgTTACCAATAGGTGGCTCTATGATTATGAATgacggttgggttaaaccataactggAGGAGCttgatttgtttgtgtgtgggtaTAAAACAGATGTAAATCATTAGACAATAAGGTCACATTGTGTCATCTCTGGGACTGTGTGTTTGTAGtagaaagaaaatacagtatttacccagatcagggaaatcctcagtgtactgaagtaatagttcttcagtacactgtagaattctgacatcatcactgtagagagtgatgatgacatcatcactgtggaacttctgcaAAATTCTGACATCAGTGCCAGCTGGGAGCAATTTTCAAGGAGGcgccattgagtcattttgcaatTCACACGtccaattcccccaaaatatcaatttttttgccaGTCCTAATATGCGTACAAAATTTAATGAGCTTTTGAACGTGTTTATGCGATCATTTGGccgtaaataaaataataaaatcgaGGTGCATCACAATAGGGTCCGCGGTTGTGTTCGGGCTCTAATTAGCAGACACGTTTATCCAAAGCGATGTACAACACGAGGTGTtaggttaagggacttgcttaatGTCCCATAGTAATAGCCaaggttggattttaaacaaaatgaaaacaggcgatatttccaaaacagataaattattccatgacttttcaagacttgaaaatagttttttgtggAGACCCTGAATAACTCACTGACCGAACAGATAACTGTTTCGTCGCTGCGCTGTTGATTCACTGACTTAACGACTAatcggtgtgaacacaccctCAGAGGGTCACTGACCTGATGACGGGGACCAGCGGCCCGAACGTCTCCTCCCGTGTGCACAGCATGTCTGTGGTGACGTCGGCCAGCAGCGTGGGCTCCACGAAGGAACCGTGCAGACGCTTCCCTCCTCTGAGAACCTTCGCTCCCCGAGACACGGCATCAGAAACCTGCTCCACCACCTGCAGGACAACAATGACGTTGGATAAGCTCTTCATGATCACGCCGTttattcaacacacacacacacacacacacacacacacacacacacacacagtgatgatATCAGATTAAACCCCTTCATTGCTGACCTTCTCTGCTGCTCGGCTGTTGATCAGTGGTCCCTGCGTCGTTTCCGGCTCCGAGCCGTGGCCCAGACGTAGCTGCTCGTCCATCGCTTTTCCCAGTTTGTCCACAAAGCGCTGGTAGACGCCGCTCTGGACCAGGAAGCGGTTTGAGCACACGCACGTCTGCAGGACACACGTGTCAGAGCTGTGGCTCGTCACATTTGTCGCCCTAAACGTCTCACTCGCTCACCTGGCCGGAGTTCCTGAATTTAGAGGCCATGGCTCCGCCCACCGCCGCGTCCACGTCAGCACTGTCAAACACGATAAAGGGAGCGTGCCCACCGAGCTCCATAGATGCCTTTTTCACCGTGTCCGCCGCCATCCtcagcaacagctgtcagacaggaagCAGAGCTGAGTCATCATTCTGATAAATCAATTTTAtagagatcctccactgtttttataaatctggcctaaaatctttgaaacatccttattagtagatctatgtctaacattttgcaccatattaatttaattgccttttaaaaatgggactactttacagttttagagcctgtgttcctccatcttgaaatcacatgattgatgatgtcacacggccccactgcctgtaaacatcccattgttttctattggagtgaaacattcagcctggtttttagatcatttaacatttttagatcatttaacatatttttcagtcaaaataacaacttgagctgctttaaaaaaaaatcaggaaaagttaaagatgtcgatgtaaacctcttttaattaccaaaagaggataaaaacagttgtgacccaaaaataatctgtgaccttacttccaactctgcagtttggtagtagacaatgatgcagagaagaagagctctcctaagggacctttactccctcttaaacagtgcgctgacacgctctggtggctgaagttataAAGTAAATCACGGATTGTtgaaggacttctatcctcaagTTTTGTGTGAAAAGATAACATGATCATGAGTAAAACCATAACACTAATGTATCAGACAGAAGTCACAGGATAACGTGGTCACCAATGGAAGATACAGTGAAACCTGTACGTTAATATTTTGGGGCGTTTCTCATCGATTGGAAACATAATTTTGATAAAATggaaagacaacaacaacacttcATCAAACCAACATGGCCGATTCTACCTTTCCGGTTGCCGTGGAGCCGGTGAAGGAGATTTTGGCGACCTGAGGGTCCGAGCAGAGCACCTTCCCGACCGCTGGAGTGTTTTCCCGAGAACTTGGCACCACGTTGAAGACGCCGGCTGGGATTCCCGCCTGCTCCGCCAGCTGAGGAAAAGACAACCAACTGTGGGTACGAGCCGTGGAACGTAACGCGTCACCTGAGCCacgacctctgacctctgccaGGGCGAGCGCAGACAGCGGCGTGTCCTCAGCCGGCTTCACCACCACTGTGCAGCCGGCAGCCAGGGCGGCGCCCACCTTCCTGGTGATCATCGCGCTGGGAAAGTTCCACTGGACAAAAGGAGCAGACAGACGCATTACAGGCTCCGCCCACTGCACTCAGCAGGTACGTACACGGTAATCCTGTTTGTTACAATCTAAGAAAGATTAGCTGCacagacaaaaatataaatacaacttcaaacagacaaaactaccgcaaaaatacacagaataactgaaaatagacaaaaatacactaaataaatatatactataaaaacacagaaatatacaTATACTCAATGccaaaccccccaaaaaattacacagaatgactaaaaacacaaaaaaattattaaaaaaccccacaaagaATAAGAAAGGACtctaaaacacagcaaaaacacaaacaatgccTCAAAAAACCACCAAATTACACACTGACtaaaagtaaatacacaaaatgacaaaagtacagagaaatacagaaaaaatgacatatacacaaattgactaaacacaaaactacaacaaatattcacattttagtcagtatatatacaaaatgactaacacaataaaaacacaacaaagacacactgatAATATACACAAACtaagtgaaaaacacaaatagtGCCTCAAAAAACCCAGACAAATTACACACaactaaaagtaaaaacacaacatagcaagaatacacaaaactgattttttttttttttttttacagtaattcaacaaaacaaaagagtccagaaacacacacaaatgtaaaaaaaaaaatattctaaaaacgcacaaaatgacaaaagacagACGGTCGATCGAAGTGAAACAACAAAATTCTCCATTCTTGTGAAGGattgcactgtgtgtgtgtgtgtgtgtgtgttactgctCACAGGTGTGATGAtggaggccacgcccactggCTGTTTGAGGATCAGAACCTTTCTGTCTTTATTGGGAGAAGGAACTATGTCTCCATAAACTCTGCGAGCTTCTTCTGAAAACCATTCCAGGAAGGAGGCGGAGTACATGACCTCACCCAGAGACTCCCTCAGAGGTTtaccctaacacacacacacacactctctctagAATAAacgtatatttttaaaaatcatttagcatttttattaacactcacacactcaaaagTGATCAGCTTGGCCAGGTCCTCTTTGTGCAGGGTCAGAAGGTCAAACCATCTCCTAAGGAGGTTGCTGcgctcctacacacacacacaaaaataaaatagtcacgTGACAGAAATATCTTTCCAAAGACCACTGCAGGCTGCAATGACTCTGtaatgatcacacacacacacgcgcatggataattaaaaaaagagtcaaataGTTAATTTACAGTCACACCTGATTTATAATTAACTATTTGCTAACAAACTCTGGTGCAATTGACAATTGCATAACATTgctgttaaacattaaatgaaatgaaatgaagtgCAGCAGGTTAAACTTTTTTCTTGCACCGTTACACTCGGTAACagtcactttattttttagggTCAATCATTTTATCTCTTTAATGCATGTCTGAACGTCAAATGTTTTATAGCCGATGTATAGCCCGCTTCTCCCCGGTTAAGGAAACATACATCATCCATGTGTGTTGTTACGGTTCGCtcgtaaaaaaaacagttttgtgtTGAATTGTCGGGTTTTCCAGCCGACTTCCGACCTTCCGGGCTCCGCCTACCTTAGCCGTGCTCTGCTTCCATGAGTCGAACGCCCGGTGCGCGGCGTCGACTGCCAGCTTGGCCTCTGTCGGCCCGCAGTCCGACACCCGGGCGAGCTCCTGCCCAGTGGCCGGGTCCAGGACGGGGAACACGGAGGGGGCGGACACCCAGCGGCCGTCCACGTAGCTCTGCGTCCGGAGCAGCGGAGAGGCCACCTCCAGGCTATAGTGCCGGAGCATGGCGGCGGACAGGCCGGGAACGAGCTGCCGGAGACAGCGGCGAGTGCCGGGCTTGCAGGCAAAGGACATGGCGGTCTGAGTTGGTTTGAACCGGACCGATAGAATGGAACTGGTAGTCACGTGACTGcataaacacaaattaacagagggggcggagccatgGTATATTCAGTGTCCCAAATATAGCTAAACATTAATCATatcgaaaaacaaaacaaaagaaaaaacatttgtttttaatattaattactaACTTAAAACGTATTTTAGTTCCAGACTGTATATAAAAATACGATAAAAtgagaattattgtttttaaagcacaaaaaaaaaaagcttttctgtCGTCAATTTGCATTTTCCTatcattctatgtattttttgtggttatttttctgtatatttgtagttgtctcgtgttttgttttcaaaaaataaattattttgtgcGTCACAAAAAAATTGGCAGCATGTGGCATACGGGCTTCccgtgtgtatttttgctgttttgtgtgtttttgctgttttgtgtattgttgttgttttgtgtatttttgctgttttgaagttattttgtgtggttACTAGTTAGTCACACAAAATGGGACCATGTAGCCCACAGGCGTTTTtggttatttgtatttttctctccgTGATGACGTGTCAATATCATTTCTTccctttgtttgtgtttatgatttgtgatgttttcattggaaatcaaaacaaagcagaaatCTCCACTTTTTATTTAGATGTGAGAGATGTTCACAGGTCCTCCTCCAGGACCACCACCTCCCAGTAATTCTTGAAGAAACCCACGTTGGACTTGTTCTCACACAGCTGTCGTAGGCCTGACCAGACGCTGGGATCCACGTAGTTGTAGACGATGACGAAGCCCTGAAGAGTCGGCAGCAGAGCTTCCAGCTGAGCCACCAACACAGAGAACACTGAGTCCAGGCAACGGCCGAAGGTGTTGATGTTGATGCGTAGGGCGTCGTGGCGGTAAGGGACGGCGTAGGGTGGCGTTCCCAAGCTGAGGGCAGAGGGCTCGTGTTGGCGGTCCACAATCCAGGTGAGACGGCGCCTACGCAGCAGCTCCAGGTTGGACTCCAGAGGCTTCAGAGGCTCCCAGTCGTTGATGATGGTGCCAGCGGGCAGCAGGTTGGACACCACCTGATGGGAAAGGACCAGCGTCTCTGCCTGAGCCTCAGTCAGCGTCAGCGGGTCGTGGGACGACAATGAGGCAGGAAATTTGGAGCGAAGCTCTGCTACGAAGGAGCGAAGGTCGGACGCCTCGCAGCACAGAGAGAAGATGGCCTGTAGggggcaacaaaaacacacaaacttttttataaGGCAACCAAGGCATGCATGCATAAACGTGCACGAGCTTGACAGCAGTAATCCACTAACACTGAGAACTAATGCTGTGAGCATAGTGCGATATGAAAACGTCTAGCGTACGATATAGCACTCCATGGTTTGCAGTATATGGCTAATTcatacaacagttagttccgaccaagtgatttgattggatgacagacattccaagagtgctgatatagggCAACAACAGCACCAGGACTTTTTACGGATCATTGCACTCCGCTGCACAACTGAGCTAAATACAGTTAATTACCGTTGGGCTACACACCACTATTCACAGCTACGCTGCTACTTAGCAGTAGCATGTTTACGTCACCCAGAGATACTAGTATACTACACCCTTTACAAACTGTGTCACTACAGCCAATGTGACTCCTTCAAGCAAAGTATCTGCAAACGTGTCTCACAAATGTTAGCGTTAAtttatctcctgctgctctagaaggactTAAAGAATAGAACCTAAGCAAACCTCTACTATCATATACGatttaaaattcactacaggtacggtttCAAACCATAGCAGTGGACATTATTGTTGGATATACATtgttatcagatataaatctacctATATCATGATATAAAATGATCTCCATATTGCACAGTGCTactgagaacatgcaaattaacatcattcatttattcaaacctTTCTACGATGTCTCTCACCTCCTTTGCTACAACTCTGTACTTGTCCAGCGTTGCCGGGGTAACTGGTCCCATTCGGCTCAGTCTGAGCACCGAGACTTCTGGGTAATGTAGGCGGACTTGGGCCATCACGTGACTCTGGAGGGCCTTGCCCACACCTTTCCCCCTCAGGTCAGGAACCACCCTGAAACCCTGGAGGAGGACCGTGTGGCCCCCGTCCACCAGTAGGACCGACTCCAGGGCCACCTACAGgaccacagacagacagacagatagagaGACAGACTTTTTCCAATTATTATTGTTCAAATTAATTGGTTTTAAGTTTTGAACTCATGTGATTTTCAAGTTTTAAACTgaatataaagaaataaaatcatcaacaaaatacaaactttcctttttaaagtgaaaccgaGCAATAATACAAGAGGATATATAGGTCttttactatagtatatactatatttactctagtatttttactgtttgtgcatttctgctgttgtttagtgtatttttgttgttttatgtatttttgtgggcaaccgtggctcagtggtagagtgggtcatccagTAACCGAAGCCCGCTCTATctaagtcattgtcgttgtgtccttgagcaaggcactttacccacattgcttCTTATGaaatgtgcatgaatgttggtggtttTCAGAGGGGCCGTAAAgtgcgaaatggcagccatgcttctgttagtctgccccagggcagctgtggctacatcgtagcttaccaccaccgctatgactgtgtgagtgactggtgtgaatgaataatggttccTGTACGCGCTTTAGGTCTCCTTGAAAAGAgccattattattgttgctgttttactttttttttttaatgtatttttgttttgtgtgtttttgctgttttgtgtaattttactgttttgtgtatttttttttgtctgtatttacaGAAGCGATGATCTCACCACGCGTTCCTGGATCTTAGCGATGAAGACGAGGCGTTCAGGCTCCTTCAGCCAGCGGTGGTAACATGCTCCTAGGTAGTCGAGGCCATTATAGTCGCTGCTGCTGCAGATCTTCATCACCTGTGACGCACAGCTTTATTTGTGTCTctaatctctttttttcttgtgtgaTTGCGAAGATCCCTGTGAGATGAAAATGGTGTGTTAATGTTAAGTGTGAAAGGGAACCACAGACCTGCTGATAGTCCTTCTCCTGTGCCAGACTGTAAGAAACCTCCAAAGTCTCCATTTCTTCTCACGTTGGGACCTCTTGGAGTCTCTTCTCCCACTGAAGTTGTGGAGGTTTTGTCTTGGAGAACTCGAGGAGAACAAGAATCATTGACAGGTTTTACTGTGTGAACATTGCCCAGCGTCTGATTTACTAGTgagtaacacaaatcttaaaactaaagaacacaatgtccaaacacaatagaattatatagaatagaacaagaattcaaataaaataaatataaatttggGCAGAAGATTCacaggtatagttacagattttatttattttattttatttatttattggaggataagccccttgagatggaacatctcgttttcgagggggtcctcaacttacataaaatgacagatacagcagagcagacaatacaagaattcaatatttcaaaaataataaatacagtaaaatatagatagacacacacatacacacccacacacacacagtatacatttaacagttgatcaaaacagtaaatattttacacaaaaataaataagtaataatagtgatatcattaatagtatctatctaatgatagtaaaaactttcattagattaaatgaataaaaaaggtttaggtTACATAGCCTataatcaaaaacactgacagattatctggagatggaggataagagcatttttaaacagagacaGAGGTTAGAGAGCGGATCGATAATGGGAGAATGTTCCAGTCAAATGGAGctttatatttgaatgaaaatttaCCGACTACTTTTTTGACTCTAGGGACGACAAGATATGGTTGATCAGCATGACGCAAACTGTATGACGATCTGAAAggaattatatattgttttaaataatcaggaaaacttaaattaatacatttaaatataaataatagccAGTGAAGCTGTCGTCTAGATGCCAGAGAGAATCATGACAAATGTTCATACATTTGGCAGTGGTGAGTTCTGAAGGGACAGCGGAGGATAAATCTACACAGACTATTGTAGGTGACGTTAAGTGGTTGGAGAATCGTGGCAGTGgtgttttgataaataatatCACTCTAATCAATAATGGGAAGAATC is a genomic window of Gouania willdenowi chromosome 16, fGouWil2.1, whole genome shotgun sequence containing:
- the aldh5a1 gene encoding succinate-semialdehyde dehydrogenase, mitochondrial isoform X2, translating into MSFACKPGTRRCLRQLVPGLSAAMLRHYSLEVASPLLRTQSYVDGRWVSAPSVFPVLDPATGQELARVSDCGPTEAKLAVDAAHRAFDSWKQSTAKERSNLLRRWFDLLTLHKEDLAKLITFECGKPLRESLGEVMYSASFLEWFSEEARRVYGDIVPSPNKDRKVLILKQPVGVASIITPWNFPSAMITRKVGAALAAGCTVVVKPAEDTPLSALALAELAEQAGIPAGVFNVVPSSRENTPAVGKVLCSDPQVAKISFTGSTATGKLLLRMAADTVKKASMELGGHAPFIVFDSADVDAAVGGAMASKFRNSGQTCVCSNRFLVQSGVYQRFVDKLGKAMDEQLRLGHGSEPETTQGPLINSRAAEKVVEQVSDAVSRGAKVLRGGKRLHGSFVEPTLLADVTTDMLCTREETFGPLVPVIRFDTEEEALAIANVANVGLAGYFYSQDVAQIWRVSEALDVGMVGVNEGLLSTPEAPFGGVKQSGLGSEGSKYGINEYLHLKYMCLGSLKP
- the LOC114477658 gene encoding histidine N-acetyltransferase-like isoform X2, yielding METLEVSYSLAQEKDYQQVALESVLLVDGGHTVLLQGFRVVPDLRGKGVGKALQSHVMAQVRLHYPEVSVLRLSRMGPVTPATLDKYRVVAKEAIFSLCCEASDLRSFVAELRSKFPASLSSHDPLTLTEAQAETLVLSHQVVSNLLPAGTIINDWEPLKPLESNLELLRRRRLTWIVDRQHEPSALSLGTPPYAVPYRHDALRININTFGRCLDSVFSVLVAQLEALLPTLQGFVIVYNYVDPSVWSGLRQLCENKSNVGFFKNYWEVVVLEEDL
- the aldh5a1 gene encoding succinate-semialdehyde dehydrogenase, mitochondrial isoform X1; protein product: MSFACKPGTRRCLRQLVPGLSAAMLRHYSLEVASPLLRTQSYVDGRWVSAPSVFPVLDPATGQELARVSDCGPTEAKLAVDAAHRAFDSWKQSTAKERSNLLRRWFDLLTLHKEDLAKLITFECGKPLRESLGEVMYSASFLEWFSEEARRVYGDIVPSPNKDRKVLILKQPVGVASIITPWNFPSAMITRKVGAALAAGCTVVVKPAEDTPLSALALAEVRGRGSGDALRSTARTHSWLSFPQLAEQAGIPAGVFNVVPSSRENTPAVGKVLCSDPQVAKISFTGSTATGKLLLRMAADTVKKASMELGGHAPFIVFDSADVDAAVGGAMASKFRNSGQTCVCSNRFLVQSGVYQRFVDKLGKAMDEQLRLGHGSEPETTQGPLINSRAAEKVVEQVSDAVSRGAKVLRGGKRLHGSFVEPTLLADVTTDMLCTREETFGPLVPVIRFDTEEEALAIANVANVGLAGYFYSQDVAQIWRVSEALDVGMVGVNEGLLSTPEAPFGGVKQSGLGSEGSKYGINEYLHLKYMCLGSLKP
- the LOC114477658 gene encoding histidine N-acetyltransferase-like isoform X1, giving the protein METLEVSYSLAQEKDYQQVMKICSSSDYNGLDYLGACYHRWLKEPERLVFIAKIQERVVALESVLLVDGGHTVLLQGFRVVPDLRGKGVGKALQSHVMAQVRLHYPEVSVLRLSRMGPVTPATLDKYRVVAKEAIFSLCCEASDLRSFVAELRSKFPASLSSHDPLTLTEAQAETLVLSHQVVSNLLPAGTIINDWEPLKPLESNLELLRRRRLTWIVDRQHEPSALSLGTPPYAVPYRHDALRININTFGRCLDSVFSVLVAQLEALLPTLQGFVIVYNYVDPSVWSGLRQLCENKSNVGFFKNYWEVVVLEEDL